In Plasmodium yoelii strain 17X genome assembly, chromosome: 6, one DNA window encodes the following:
- a CDS encoding protein SDA1, putative, which translates to MNDVKAKRQRVLNHLQHNIYKNADLYSTEFYEQFDKFLFNYSMLLLNPSKKNELLCSQLSFLCYTSHFFSKKKNEKKLKKVDAEKGLTNQNGINGESKEDGENGENGENDEKDESDIGNYSDISIDFGSSSDGYEDENRSCNVDANSDSSARCSNPLQNQDNIINLTNEGKNNCDINEEEIVFQKNIIENKKKEILNRLSEQAEENITLITQREEHNKNPLLLYNELNEYINLLMIKNKEDINYVEELYFLCCQLVIQYKNNLYPSILLSIVKTFKQIKKYIDYIKYIQILIYMSDISIHKIKGYIYKCVSNIVIYINKKTKDEKLKNSVLDLLHEAFAENSQRKIIKKKYSSNIDNFVYFKNIKINESINNFACSILIEMIKKNIYIQKKKNINIISEGIFYKNLKIVKCVAYALLGKYDIKEFSIKINKEIENKNKNIDELKSISNQTHQKMTKAKIKRLHLKKGKIMDELSNNKNSSDDEKDIYASNYVNYLFIDSLFDPYSFASKIFNIIYTKYRSNNNNNIKILLLNILCRIYQRYKIIEENFFIYFENTIYHLKNKNTLSKYLSIFIQSLHDDIPIQFVQRVVYVLIKKFLILNLSEEFVYLIINSIIEIIIKCPNSLNDEIFDSVLIFKDYKNKNISILIRRFINVAKNTNPHVMSKKLWDKKTAMLVQREKLLSTLPSTRHDQSLLQYSYLLDRASRGKRAREEEEAEVDEEEVDEEEVDEEEVDEEEVDEEEVDEEEVDEEEVDEEEVDEEEVDEEEADAEEEEADAEEEEADAEEEEADEEEVDEEEAEAEAEAGGKINGSRKKARREKKIKNELMIQKKNEEILSERILTDDDFKKLKKMKEYIENNKNIVLSELAEICNDEYEDDDDTDSDSEKEKIITEDQLLYKKKLKKKEIIKIKNTTNGESRFKTNKEKEKKKSVMMLMQKLKKKKSAITQYGKLKKKLKGKLAARAKKRQIINKRVAKKLSRRKR; encoded by the coding sequence ATGAACGATGTGAAGGCGAAGAGACAACGGGTTCTGAACCATCTACAACACAACATCTATAAAAATGCGGATCTCTATAGTACTGAATTTTATGAGCAATTCGATAAATTCCTTTTTAATTATAGCATGCTTTTATTAAACCCGTCGAAAAAAAACGAATTATTGTGCAGCCAGTTAAGCTTTTTATGTTATACAAGCCACTTTtttagcaaaaaaaaaaatgaaaaaaaattaaaaaaagtagATGCAGAAAAGGGTCTAACCAATCAAAACGGAATCAATGGAGAAAGCAAAGAAGATGGCGAAAATGGCGAAAATGGCGAAAATGACGAAAAGGACGAAAGTGATATTGGGAACTATTCGGACATAAGCATAGACTTCGGAAGTAGCAGTGATGGATACGAGGATGAAAACCGTAGTTGCAATGTAGATGCGAATAGCGATTCATCTGCTAGATGTAGTAACCCCTTACAGAATCaggataatataataaatttaacaaatgaaggaaaaaataattgtgaTATAAACGAGGAAGAAATtgtttttcaaaaaaatataatagaaaataaaaaaaaggaaatactAAATAGATTAAGTGAGCAAGCAGAAGAAAATATTACATTAATAACACAACGTGAAGAACATAATAAGAacccattattattatataacgaattaaatgaatacataaatttattaatgattaaaaataaagaagatataaattatgttgaagaattatattttttatgttgtcAATTAGttatacaatataaaaacaatttatatCCAAGTATATTATTAAGTATTGTCAAAACatttaaacaaataaaaaaatatatagattatataaaatatattcaaatattaatatatatgagtGATATTTCGATTCACAAAATAAAaggttatatatataaatgtgttAGTAacatagttatatatataaataaaaaaacaaaagatgaaaaattaaaaaattcagTTTTAGATTTATTACATGAAGCTTTTGCTGAAAATAGCcaaagaaaaattataaaaaaaaaatattcatctaatatagataattttgtatattttaaaaatataaaaataaatgaatctataaataattttgcaTGTAGTATACTTATTGAAatgatcaaaaaaaatatttatatccaaaaaaaaaaaaatataaatataatatctgaaggaatattttacaaaaatttaaaaatagtaaaatgtGTTGCATATGCATTATTAggaaaatatgatattaaagaattttcaataaaaataaataaagaaattgaaaataaaaataaaaacattgaTGAGTTGAAATCGATAAGTAATCAGACACATCAAAAAATGACAAAagctaaaataaaaagattGCATCTAAAAAAAGGCAAAATTATGGATGAACTatctaataataaaaattcatctgatgatgaaaaagatatatatgCATCTAATTATGTTAACTATTTATTTATAGATTCATTATTTGATCCATATTCATTTGCatctaaaatatttaatattatatatacaaaatatagatctaataataataataatatcaaaattttacttttaaatattttatgtcGAATATATCaaagatataaaattatagaagaaaacttttttatctattttgAAAACACaatatatcatttaaaaaataaaaatacattgtcaaaatatttatcaatttttattCAATCACTACATGATGATATACCAATACAATTTGTACAAAGAGTTGTCTatgtgttaataaaaaaatttttaattttaaatttatcagaagaatttgtttatttaattattaattcAATTAtcgaaattattattaaatgtCCCAATTCtttaaatgatgaaatattTGATTctgttttaatatttaaagattataaaaataaaaatatttccatCCTTATTCGACGATTTATTAACGTTGCAAAAAACACAAATCCTCATGTTATGTCTAAAAAATTATGGGACAAAAAAACAGCTATGTTGGTTCAGCGCGAAAAGCTTCTCTCAACCTTACCCTCAACTCGACACGACCAATCTCTCTTACAGTATTCCTACTTGCTCGATCGAGCCTCGAGGGGCAAACGCGCTCGTGAGGAGGAAGAGGCAGAAGTAGATGAGGAAGAGGTAGATGAGGAAGAAGTAGATGAGGAAGAGGTAGATGAGGAAGAAGTAGATGAGGAAGAGGTAGATGAGGAAGAAGTAGATGAGGAAGAAGTAGATGAGGAAGAGGTAGATGAGGAAGAAGTGGATGAGGAAGAGGCAGATGCAGAGGAGGAAGAGGCAGATGCAGAGGAGGAAGAGGCAGATGCAGAGGAAGAAGAGGCAGATGAGGAAGAAGTAGATGAGGAAGAAGCAGAGGCAGAGGCAGAGGCAGGTGGAAAGATAAACGGGAGCCGAAAAAAGGCAAGGAgagaaaaaaagataaaaaatgagTTGatgatacaaaaaaaaaatgaagaaatattAAGCGAAAGAATATTGACAGATGacgattttaaaaaattaaaaaaaatgaaagaatatattgaaaataataaaaatatagttttgTCCGAATTAGCAGAAATATGTAATGATGAATATGAGGATGATGATGATACAGATAGTGACAgtgaaaaggaaaaaataataacagaagatcaattattatataaaaaaaaattaaaaaaaaaagaaattattaaaattaaaaatacaacTAATGGAGAATCTCGATTTAAAACCAACaaagaaaaggaaaaaaaaaaatctgtTATGATgcttatgcaaaaattaaaaaaaaaaaaaagtgcaATAACACAGTATGggaaacttaaaaaaaaattaaaaggaaaACTAGCTGCTAGAGCAAAAAAACGACAAATCATAAACAAGCGGGTTGCTAAGAAATTAAGCAGGCGCAAAAGATag
- a CDS encoding transcription initiation factor IIA subunit 1, putative, with translation MSLLKDQYLEEVNKRIIDSTIKKCSKFYNVRILEAIKIRWLKIYEQKLKNMNNSMESTNENIEDKNKNQNNNDFDEDEFEDAEVEEKQIADFSEHVEDENDDELNDLDDISISDLSDVDPPTNNVIVAISEKISKPCGRRNANNNWKIKLKGGLMKVDGKEMFFRSLQGDLEF, from the exons ATGTCTTTACTAAAAGATCAATATTTAGAAGAGGTTAACAAAAGAATTATTGATAGTaccataaaaaaatgtagcaAATTTTACAACGTTCGAATTCTTGAAGCTATTAAAATACGATGgttaaaaatttatgaacaaaaattaaaaaatatgaacaattcTATGGAAAGcacaaatgaaaatattgaggacaagaataaaaatcaaaaca ATAACGATTTTGACGAAGATGAATTTGAAGATGCTGAAGTGGAAGAAAAGCAAATTGCGGATTTTTCTGAACATGTTGAGGATGAAAATGATG aCGAATTGAACGATTTAGATGATATTTCTATAAGTGACCTAAGTGATGTAGACCCTCCAACAAATAATGTTATTGTTGCAATATCGGAAAAG atatcAAAACCATGTGGAAGAAGAAATGCTAACAACAACTGGAAAATTAAACTTAAAGGTGGACTAATGAAg GTGGATGGAAAAGAAATGTTTTTTCGAAGTTTACAAGGAGACCTTGAATTTtga
- a CDS encoding cysteine desulfurase, putative: MNNKSICILLLLFLKITGYYSYYISPLKKNIYTHPIYKRHILKLQNEKPEIDSNIINYFKNIRSDFPFFQQNNSPIYFDNAATTHKPASVIEKIKNFYSYNNSNIHRGIYKISRNATDNYENVRIIVQKYINCDSSDEIIFTSGATYGINLVCNIIMDKIIKNENDEIYISYLEHNSNIIPWQENIRNKKKGKLKYIPLKKNGYINIKKFVEKINNNTKIVSINHVSNVLGNIQNINLIIKKIKKKNPNIIVIIDAAQSFPHLKYDIKKMKLKNEDPDILITSGHKFCAPFGSGFVYIKKKITHASKTNPFLYGSNIITDVNKYRSKFVSSPHIFETGTQNISAILAMGEAIKYLQKINDEGNAYKYEMYLYDLFLFYLRSFLTHHLVELPNIPTKLDEMHTSIQIRNNKVDDTYTHSEIQNEDNDYLKIFVHNTRKDNKKKIGILPLWSLNFTSFDLVTFLDFKNICIRSGHHCASLLHNKFFNINESSRVSIMFYNTPEEVQYLAEQISATTCMLHKMRTNGKAV; this comes from the exons atgaataataaatctatatgtatacttttattgttatttttaaaaataactgGCTATTATTCTTATTACATTTCTcccttaaaaaaaaatatatacacacaccCAATTTATAAAAGACATATATTAAAGCTACAAAATGAGAAACCCGAAATCGATAgtaatataataaactattttaaaaatataagatcagattttccattttttcaaCAAAACAATTCTCCGATTTATTTTGACAATGCGGCCACAACGCATAAGCCTGCATCTGTAATAGAA AAAATCAAAAActtttattcttataataACTCAAACATACATCGAGGgatatacaaaataagtAGAAATGCAACagataattatgaaaatgtaAGAATTATtgttcaaaaatatataaattgtgATAGTTCAGATGAGATTATTTTTACAAGTGGAGCAACATATGGAATAAATCTGGTATGCAATATTATAAtggataaaattataaaaaatgaaaatgatgaaatatatataagttaTTTAGAACacaattctaatattatccCATGGCAAGAAAATatacgaaataaaaaaaaagggaaactaaaatatataccattgaaaaaaaatggatatataaatataaaaaaatttgtagaaaaaataaataataatactaaaaTCGTTTCTATTAATCATGTTTCAAATGTGTTAggaaatattcaaaatataaatttaattattaaaaaaattaaaaaaaaaaatcccaATATAATCGTAATAATAGATGCAGCACAAAGTTTTCCccatttaaaatatgatattaaaaaaatgaaattaaaaaatgaagaccCAGACATATTAATTACATCTGGACATAAATTTTGTGCTCCATTTGGTAGTGGTTTTgtttatatcaaaaaaaaaattactcaTGCATCTAAAACGAACCCATTTTTATATGGAAGTAATATAATAACAgatgtaaataaatatagatcTAAATTTGTGTCTTCACCCCACATCTTTGAAACTGGAACTCAAAATATTTCAGCAATATTAGCAATGGGTGAAGCAATcaaatatttacaaaaaataaatgatgaagGAAATgcttataaatatgaaatgtatttatatgatctgtttctattttatttgcGAAGTTTTTTGACACATCATTTAGTTGAGCTTCCAAATATCCCCACTAAGTTAGATGAAATGCATACATCAATACAAATAAGAAATAACAAAGTAGATGATACATATACTCATTCAGAAATTCAAAACGAAGACAATGATTATCTTAAaatttttgttcataatactagaaaagataataaaaagaaaattggAATATTGCCATTATGGTCTCTAAATTTCACTTCTTTTGATTTGGTTACATTTTTAgatttcaaaaatatttgtataaGGTCAGGACATCACTGTGCATCTTTATtacataataaattttttaatataaatgaatcaTCAAGAGTATCAATAATGTTTTATAATACGCCAGAAGAGGTGCAATACTTAGCGGAGCAAATTTCAGCTACGACTTGTATGTTGCACAAAATGCGTACAAATGGAAAAGCTGTTTAG